Proteins from one Gimesia maris genomic window:
- a CDS encoding helix-turn-helix domain-containing protein, with translation MKTIFTTGQVAKICKVAPRTVSKWFDSGRLRGYRIPGSQDRRIPREHLIRFLKEHGMPLGELEDEAMGKLLLVGADTQVRASLDDLMATEDFKIEYAVSGFEAGIQAESLHPDCVIVDFAMGRNEALMIAQNLRRNKDYTDSVLIALLSDEDNASGFDRTLFNETFRKPFDAALLAERIRTLVGRKKQIA, from the coding sequence ATGAAAACGATCTTCACTACTGGCCAAGTAGCAAAGATCTGTAAGGTTGCACCCCGCACGGTTAGTAAGTGGTTCGACTCCGGCCGTCTGAGAGGATACCGGATCCCCGGTTCTCAGGACCGACGAATCCCACGTGAGCACCTTATTCGATTTCTTAAAGAACACGGTATGCCCCTGGGCGAACTGGAAGACGAAGCCATGGGCAAGTTATTGCTCGTTGGTGCAGACACCCAGGTTCGTGCAAGCCTTGACGATCTGATGGCAACTGAAGATTTCAAGATTGAATACGCCGTGAGTGGTTTTGAAGCTGGTATCCAGGCTGAATCACTGCACCCCGACTGCGTGATCGTAGATTTCGCAATGGGTCGCAATGAAGCTCTGATGATCGCTCAGAACCTGCGACGCAACAAAGACTACACAGACTCTGTTCTGATTGCCCTGTTGAGCGATGAAGACAACGCCAGCGGTTTCGACAGAACATTGTTTAACGAAACTTTCCGGAAACCATTTGACGCAGCATTACTGGCCGAACGGATTCGGACCTTGGTTGGACGTAAAAAGCAGATCGCCTAA
- a CDS encoding ArnT family glycosyltransferase produces the protein MKQQKPSPDSPVQRRPVALLWYLLLAGLSFLLVSSQLDCAEDLSFTGPGPGMTVDEPFNVGQGVFLVRAIRVYGLGIIDPQSLREIFEHPNYLPDHPPLGRFLIGLAHESVAGLAGEDSRPFVVTYGRYGSAACFACLVFLVGWFTFKRSGHQGALIAAGSLLALPRLFGHAHLAALEMPTALFYTLAVLAIVQWWDTGLPPSKKCACLTGIVLGLALLTKIQAVLIPIPVIVWAVWKWRQRALLPLICWGGVGVLVFFVGWPWLWFDPAGHLSEYLGRTTGRAALYVEYFGTKYADRDLPWHYAWVMLLTTVPVGLLICSGFGVTKLWRDFKTDQQKRPSGELLLFLSMLWPLILFTLPGITVYDGVRLFLMVFPLLAILIGLGAKTVISWLNRRFSQRIAITAVTLLLLSQFTGSILYAPCWLSYYSLLTGGLSGADQLGMEATYWGDSLTADLLGEVVQEVPGNSIVQIAPILHPAWLQMLQETPEIKRKGIQLVPFESERPVSPYVLYFQRNPYLPELLQPQSSDRWTVVKEVTRQQVALGRLITLKASR, from the coding sequence ATGAAACAACAAAAGCCTTCCCCCGACTCTCCTGTCCAACGGCGACCTGTTGCCCTGCTGTGGTACCTGTTGCTGGCAGGGCTGTCGTTTCTGCTGGTGAGTTCCCAACTGGATTGTGCAGAGGACCTGTCCTTCACGGGACCCGGGCCGGGCATGACAGTGGATGAACCCTTTAATGTCGGGCAGGGCGTATTTCTCGTGCGGGCGATACGCGTCTATGGCCTGGGGATAATAGACCCGCAGAGCCTGCGGGAAATCTTTGAGCATCCGAACTATCTGCCCGATCATCCCCCCCTGGGGCGGTTCCTGATCGGGCTGGCACATGAATCGGTGGCGGGACTGGCCGGTGAGGACAGCCGTCCGTTCGTCGTGACTTATGGCAGGTATGGATCTGCGGCCTGTTTTGCCTGCCTGGTCTTCCTGGTCGGCTGGTTTACTTTTAAGCGGTCCGGTCACCAGGGGGCACTGATTGCCGCTGGTTCACTGTTGGCGCTGCCTCGTCTGTTCGGTCACGCTCATCTGGCGGCTCTGGAAATGCCGACAGCTCTGTTTTATACGCTCGCGGTACTGGCGATCGTGCAGTGGTGGGATACAGGGCTGCCGCCTTCGAAGAAGTGTGCCTGCCTGACCGGAATCGTGCTGGGGCTGGCGCTGCTCACCAAAATACAGGCAGTGCTGATTCCGATTCCCGTGATTGTGTGGGCGGTCTGGAAATGGCGTCAGCGCGCGTTACTGCCTCTCATTTGCTGGGGCGGCGTGGGAGTATTGGTTTTCTTTGTCGGCTGGCCTTGGCTCTGGTTTGATCCGGCAGGACACCTGAGCGAGTACCTGGGCAGAACAACCGGGCGGGCGGCATTGTATGTTGAATACTTCGGAACAAAATACGCCGATCGCGATCTGCCCTGGCATTATGCCTGGGTGATGTTACTGACAACGGTTCCTGTGGGGCTGCTGATCTGCAGTGGTTTCGGGGTCACAAAGCTCTGGCGTGATTTCAAAACAGATCAGCAGAAGCGACCGTCGGGCGAACTGCTGCTTTTCCTGTCGATGTTGTGGCCTCTGATATTATTCACGCTGCCGGGCATCACCGTTTATGATGGCGTGCGGTTGTTTCTGATGGTCTTTCCGCTACTGGCGATCTTGATCGGTCTGGGGGCAAAGACTGTGATCAGCTGGTTGAACCGGCGCTTCAGTCAGAGGATCGCGATCACTGCCGTCACACTTTTGCTGCTGTCGCAGTTCACCGGTTCGATTCTATATGCTCCCTGCTGGCTCAGTTATTACAGTCTGCTGACAGGTGGCTTGAGCGGGGCAGATCAGCTTGGTATGGAAGCGACTTACTGGGGGGATTCGTTGACTGCAGATCTGTTAGGAGAAGTGGTCCAGGAAGTGCCTGGCAACAGCATTGTTCAAATTGCCCCCATTTTGCATCCGGCGTGGTTGCAGATGTTGCAGGAGACCCCGGAGATCAAACGCAAGGGGATCCAGCTGGTTCCCTTCGAGTCAGAGCGACCGGTTTCGCCTTACGTTTTGTATTTCCAGCGGAATCCTTACCTGCCTGAACTGCTGCAGCCGCAGAGTTCAGACAGGTGGACGGTGGTCAAAGAAGTCACCCGACAGCAGGTCGCGCTGGGCCGGCTGATTACGTTGAAAGCATCACGCTAA